The proteins below are encoded in one region of Engraulis encrasicolus isolate BLACKSEA-1 chromosome 1, IST_EnEncr_1.0, whole genome shotgun sequence:
- the map1lc3c gene encoding microtubule-associated proteins 1A/1B light chain 3C: MPPFDRTQNPKPFKQRKPLAVRIQEVAGIRNKFPTKVPVIIEKYQKEKYLPTLGKTKFLVPQELTMTQFVTILRNRMTLMPTQAFYLLLHNQGIPSMSLTMSQVYKDYRDEDGFLYMTYASQEMFGAC; this comes from the exons ATGCCCCCTTTCGACAGAACCCAGAACCCTAAGCCTTTCAAACAGCGCAAACCTCTCG CTGTCAGGATACAAGAAGTTGCAGGGATTCGCAACAAGTTCCCCACTAAAGTTCCG GTGATCATTGAGAAGTACCAGAAGGAGAAGTACCTGCCGACTCTGGGGAAGACCAAGTTCCTTGTCCCCCAAGAGCTCACCATGACTCAGTTCGTCACGATTTTAAG GAACCGGATGACTCTGATGCCAACGCAAGCTTTCTACCTGCTTCTGCACAACCAGGGCATCCCCAGCATGTCCCTTACCATGTCCCAGGTGTACAAGGACTACAGGGACGAGGATGGCTTTCTTTACATGACCTACGCCTCTCAGGAAATGTTTGGGGCATGTTAG